A genomic window from Flavobacterium hankyongi includes:
- a CDS encoding site-specific integrase, producing the protein MNKTFNLLFFIKKNKIKADGTAPIYLRITIDGVPKEISAKRNIQLDRWDNKLQKVIGSSTEVKTLNAYLKTLEQQVYEAHHQVLKDKEQATSSILKAKLQGTDKRQRMLVPIFQDHNNKIKELVGKEYAPGTLERYTTSLKHTIEFMKWKYNVSDIDITKIDHAFISDYEFWLRSVRNCANNTAVKYIKNFNKIIKICLANDWLDKNPFANYKSKIKEVERVYLNEEEIQAIIEKDFKTERLSLVRDIFLFSCFTGLAYIDVKNLTKSHISYGIDGEKWIFTHRQKTESASKIPILPVTQMIIDKYESHPQCINEDKLLPILSNQKMNAYLKEIAGVCEIEKELTFHIARHTFATTVTLTNGVPIESVSKMLGHKNLRTTQHYAKVLDRKVSEDMQILREKFINLNTVNSLHSNKKVK; encoded by the coding sequence ATGAACAAAACATTCAATTTGCTTTTCTTTATCAAGAAAAACAAAATCAAAGCCGATGGCACTGCTCCAATCTACTTAAGAATTACTATTGATGGAGTACCCAAAGAAATTTCAGCGAAAAGAAATATTCAACTAGATAGATGGGATAACAAACTTCAAAAAGTTATTGGTTCTAGCACTGAGGTTAAAACATTAAATGCTTATCTAAAAACTTTAGAACAGCAAGTTTACGAAGCGCATCATCAAGTGTTGAAAGATAAAGAGCAAGCGACTTCATCAATATTGAAAGCTAAACTACAAGGAACAGATAAAAGGCAAAGAATGCTCGTTCCTATCTTCCAAGACCACAACAACAAAATAAAAGAATTGGTTGGAAAAGAATACGCTCCAGGAACATTAGAACGCTACACTACTTCTTTGAAACATACTATTGAATTCATGAAATGGAAATATAATGTTTCCGATATCGATATTACAAAGATTGATCATGCCTTTATTTCTGATTACGAATTTTGGTTACGAAGCGTTAGAAACTGTGCTAATAATACAGCGGTGAAATACATCAAGAATTTCAATAAAATTATCAAGATATGTTTGGCCAATGATTGGCTCGATAAAAACCCTTTTGCAAACTACAAATCAAAAATCAAAGAAGTAGAACGTGTGTACCTCAACGAAGAAGAGATTCAAGCTATAATTGAAAAAGACTTCAAAACCGAAAGGCTATCATTAGTTCGTGATATTTTTCTTTTCAGCTGCTTTACTGGTTTGGCATACATCGATGTCAAGAACTTAACGAAGTCGCATATAAGCTACGGTATTGATGGAGAGAAGTGGATATTCACCCACAGACAAAAAACCGAATCAGCTTCAAAAATTCCAATCCTTCCAGTTACTCAAATGATAATTGATAAATACGAAAGTCATCCGCAATGTATTAATGAAGATAAGCTGCTTCCCATTCTATCCAACCAAAAAATGAATGCTTATCTAAAAGAAATTGCTGGAGTTTGTGAAATTGAAAAAGAACTAACCTTCCATATTGCTCGACACACTTTTGCAACCACCGTAACACTTACTAATGGTGTTCCAATTGAAAGTGTGAGCAAAATGTTAGGTCATAAAAATTTGAGAACCACTCAACATTATGCTAAGGTTTTGGATAGAAAAGTGAGTGAGGATATGCAGATTTTAAGGGAGAAATTTATCAATTTAAATACTGTAAACTCATTACATTCAAATAAAAAAGTAAAATAA
- a CDS encoding TetR/AcrR family transcriptional regulator gives MSVADRKAREKEALRALILKGAKKLFLEKGIEQTTIRNIADEIDYSVGTVYVYFKDKNAILHDLHSIGFQELGSYFKDLFKIEDPMERLQKMGFIYIKFALENQEMYDLMFNVKAPMEFLESSNNEDWNEGVVTFGHVKKTIEECIDKGHFKGHNMEPLSFMIWSLVHGMCCLEIRQRTKGVKFTNPDTILYDGYNEYLKIIDKL, from the coding sequence ATGAGCGTAGCAGATAGAAAAGCAAGAGAAAAAGAAGCATTGAGAGCACTCATTCTAAAAGGAGCAAAAAAGCTTTTTTTGGAAAAAGGAATTGAACAGACAACTATAAGAAACATAGCAGACGAAATTGACTATAGTGTTGGTACTGTCTATGTTTACTTTAAAGATAAGAACGCTATTTTACATGATTTGCATTCTATTGGGTTTCAGGAATTGGGTAGTTATTTTAAAGACTTATTCAAAATAGAAGATCCTATGGAACGTCTTCAAAAAATGGGATTCATTTATATCAAATTTGCACTCGAAAATCAAGAAATGTATGATTTGATGTTTAATGTTAAAGCACCTATGGAATTTTTGGAAAGCTCCAATAATGAAGATTGGAACGAAGGAGTAGTAACGTTTGGACATGTTAAAAAAACAATTGAGGAATGCATCGATAAAGGACATTTTAAAGGTCACAATATGGAACCGCTTTCGTTTATGATTTGGAGTTTAGTCCACGGTATGTGTTGCCTCGAAATTCGTCAAAGAACTAAAGGTGTAAAATTCACAAATCCAGATACTATCCTATATGATGGTTACAATGAGTATTTAAAAATAATAGATAAATTATAA
- a CDS encoding TolC family protein: MNNVQLKNNVMMIKKALVLIAILLEYQGYSQSKLDGYIEAGLKNNEVIKQHNFDINKSMWALKEARSLFYPNVSLNGTYTKAEGGRTIDIPIGDMLNPVYSTLNQITNSNAFPTLENQSVLINPDNFYDAKIHTTMPLLNFEIIYNKRIKAQQTTLQKIELEIYQRELVKDIKIAYYKYLQSLVGIKIYEDALALVTENQRVNHSLFKNDKINRTAVLRSDNEVVRIAANLETAKQVSDNARAYFNFLLNQKLDTQIMVDEINENVPSALVEGNTENREELKKLDQVKELNENINKLTKSHWFPTLSGFADFGIQDFDFEMNKDSRYYFAGLGLEWNIFSGNKNKYKLKQVEEDNKKISSQIDNVRQQLLLQFQVTQNNLRSALEQFNANKNQKESAKKYNDDITKLYKEGQAIYIELLDAQNQWVNAQLNTNIALYNSWIAYAELERANATFTLNQ, encoded by the coding sequence ATGAACAACGTTCAATTAAAAAACAATGTAATGATGATAAAAAAAGCACTAGTTCTAATAGCAATTTTACTTGAGTATCAAGGATATTCGCAAAGTAAGCTGGACGGCTACATCGAAGCCGGACTAAAAAACAACGAAGTTATCAAACAGCATAACTTCGATATTAACAAAAGTATGTGGGCTTTAAAAGAAGCACGTTCCTTATTCTACCCTAACGTTTCTTTAAATGGAACTTACACAAAGGCAGAAGGTGGAAGAACCATTGATATCCCTATTGGAGATATGCTAAATCCGGTATATAGCACCTTGAATCAAATTACAAATTCTAATGCGTTTCCAACTTTAGAAAATCAGTCAGTACTTATTAATCCGGATAATTTCTATGATGCAAAAATTCATACTACAATGCCTTTATTGAATTTTGAAATTATCTATAACAAAAGGATTAAAGCCCAACAAACAACTTTACAAAAAATAGAGTTGGAAATCTACCAAAGAGAATTGGTCAAGGATATAAAAATTGCCTATTACAAGTATTTGCAATCCCTGGTAGGAATAAAAATTTATGAAGATGCTTTGGCATTGGTTACCGAAAATCAAAGGGTAAACCATTCCTTATTTAAAAATGATAAAATAAACCGTACTGCTGTCTTACGAAGTGATAATGAAGTAGTACGTATTGCAGCCAATTTAGAAACTGCAAAACAAGTAAGTGATAATGCCAGAGCCTATTTTAATTTCCTGCTCAATCAAAAACTCGATACACAAATCATGGTTGATGAAATCAATGAAAACGTTCCTAGTGCATTAGTCGAAGGAAATACTGAGAACAGAGAAGAATTAAAGAAATTAGACCAAGTAAAAGAATTAAACGAGAACATTAATAAACTCACAAAATCACACTGGTTTCCAACATTAAGCGGTTTTGCCGATTTTGGAATACAGGATTTTGATTTTGAAATGAACAAAGATTCACGCTATTATTTTGCGGGTTTAGGTTTAGAATGGAATATTTTTTCAGGAAATAAAAACAAATACAAGCTAAAACAAGTTGAAGAGGACAATAAAAAAATCAGTTCACAGATTGACAATGTAAGGCAACAATTATTACTTCAGTTTCAAGTTACACAAAACAATTTGAGATCAGCTTTGGAACAATTCAATGCCAATAAAAATCAAAAAGAGTCTGCCAAAAAATATAATGACGATATAACCAAATTATATAAAGAAGGCCAGGCCATCTATATTGAACTTCTGGATGCTCAAAATCAATGGGTAAATGCCCAACTCAATACTAATATAGCACTTTATAATTCGTGGATTGCCTATGCAGAATTAGAAAGAGCCAATGCAACTTTTACCTTAAACCAATAA
- a CDS encoding efflux RND transporter periplasmic adaptor subunit: MNKSIIISLFVLPLFFACKEEKKENNPFETADIIPIKTATVESLAFTNNISASGLVTTENQANYGFKIGGVVSRIYVEEGQFFKKGQLLATLDQTEINAGLNQADLNLKKFERDYERANNLYKDNVYTLEQLQNTKTGLDIAQKQKDAVAFNSRHAKIYATADGFVANKLANEGEVVGPGSPILAINETSNNNNYLLKVGLTDKEWASVKINQKASVTLDGFPDEKFEATVFRKSQAADVALGSFQIELKLNMKDQKPAVGMFGKAEIQTDKAEDYMAIPYNALIEADGNKAFVFVVENNKVKRQPITINKFDNDKVFVNDGLQKTDRIVISNSAYLNEQSTIKIIK, encoded by the coding sequence ATGAACAAATCAATAATCATTTCCCTATTCGTATTACCTCTCTTCTTCGCTTGCAAAGAAGAAAAAAAGGAAAACAATCCATTTGAAACTGCGGATATTATTCCAATTAAAACAGCAACAGTTGAATCATTAGCATTTACCAACAATATAAGTGCTTCGGGTTTAGTAACCACAGAAAACCAAGCTAATTACGGTTTTAAAATTGGTGGTGTGGTAAGTCGCATTTATGTAGAAGAAGGTCAGTTTTTCAAAAAAGGACAACTTTTAGCCACATTAGATCAAACCGAAATCAACGCAGGTTTAAATCAAGCCGATTTAAATTTAAAGAAGTTTGAAAGAGATTATGAACGTGCTAATAATCTATACAAAGACAATGTCTATACGTTGGAACAACTTCAAAATACAAAAACAGGTCTTGACATTGCCCAAAAGCAAAAAGATGCAGTAGCTTTTAATTCTCGTCATGCTAAAATATATGCAACTGCTGATGGTTTTGTCGCTAACAAATTAGCAAATGAAGGTGAAGTTGTTGGTCCTGGGTCTCCAATTTTAGCTATAAACGAAACGTCAAACAACAACAATTACCTGTTGAAAGTAGGCTTGACTGATAAAGAATGGGCTTCAGTAAAAATAAATCAAAAAGCCTCTGTAACCCTTGACGGATTTCCTGATGAAAAATTTGAAGCTACCGTTTTTAGAAAGTCGCAAGCGGCAGATGTTGCTCTTGGGTCTTTTCAAATAGAACTAAAACTCAATATGAAAGACCAAAAACCTGCTGTGGGGATGTTTGGAAAAGCAGAAATACAAACCGATAAAGCCGAAGATTATATGGCCATCCCTTATAATGCACTTATTGAAGCGGACGGCAACAAAGCCTTTGTATTCGTCGTGGAAAATAACAAAGTGAAACGTCAACCTATCACCATCAACAAATTTGACAATGATAAGGTGTTTGTAAATGACGGTCTTCAAAAAACAGACCGGATAGTCATTTCCAACAGCGCCTACCTCAATGAACAATCAACGATAAAGATCAT